One Pectinophora gossypiella chromosome 9, ilPecGoss1.1, whole genome shotgun sequence genomic region harbors:
- the LOC126369798 gene encoding membrane alanyl aminopeptidase-like, with product MVRRKNKWKFGFILYMLLLSVFTKSLPIEKSASSGPLLVTTDTNFGNLVVPEDFIVTTQLSSVADNNVPTIQESNATDEINATAVDSPENSTLYVSRDFDRSLRPEQEAREYVVQITFDGNSFRGRVAINTRVTANLDDPLVFHVEDLNIDSVRVGTITEDNAVDTGFNVDDGILEIFPERESTIYRVIIEYNGQIRNDGIGIFKGDFNDHEYIGMNMYPTNARRVFPCMDDLRDASNVKFTFIDVPFNNIIANSELEESGNNEYVFRALPTPLHLWGMLAHNFNTIVIPTNDVHLVGRSGLGQDAQTSIAMNHFFNALNEWTNKPYFEIMGDQDGRMVVAALTDTSVDWHALSTVCIWEPYVFMETIHSVQQRKIGLVKLAEAMARQWFGYVIHPSNWKHQWIINGLGSHAAYEVVKGFQSGDDNTLLLDMNSIFVADVIQESLFRDGYRVGIPLQLQDDIFDEPEVRDYINGVMKYKAPAIMKMLSLTLGNEEVDYIQMVSQLLLNNLALEPISSSIFVDILNSVPNEGTDVGDINDFLEPWTNSRGYPLILVGLRQSLLVVTQEHFGFTTSTDQVYHIPLTYTSSVDLDFTNIHPSTVLENMMTIPMQLSEDDFPIFNIQGQGYYRVNYEDVLWDRIIEFLQDPDRRDQIHPLNRATFIDDALNLARGGKLSYEKALEVVLTMEHETAYAPWKAFVRNMDFLRKRLNFLLDEDDDDELDPDIYVRMLRRAIVAAENEYGFYPDPNVVEPAMNSLTRGLIMDHACKANYQPCIAAAVDWFYDPNSDVPTVNPNIPKDIRPAVYCTMVRENDEASDALRERLDIELSHYERIVILESLACSQNDDAIQGLLTETIADNSPYGMEERSIIFKAVVESSLEGTRRAFNFIQMHTNLIRSQYGGSRKLEELLYLIAENAVGWLTGDLSAWIDNRNNNLDDSLDAAERAEDHALENLIWEETFLQEVYDWIDENDAPKLVLSLALLSLTFIVTFLSS from the exons ATGGTCCGGAGAAAAAATAAGTGGAAGTTCGGTTTTATACTCTATATGCTTTTATTGAGTGTGTTTACTAAATCGTTACCAATCGAAAAAAGTGCATCCAGTGGGCCGTTGCTTGTCACGACTGATACAAACTTTGGTAATTTGGTGGTACCGGAAGATTTTATTGTCACTACACAACTATCCAGCGTAGCAgataataatgtacctaccatACAAGAGTCGAACGCAACCGACGAAATAAACGCAACTGCAGTAGATTCACCGGAAAATTCAACGTTATATGTTTCACGagactttgaccggtcattacGACCTGAACAAGAAGCCAGAGAATACGTCGTTCAAATAACATTCGATGGTAACAGTTTCAGGGGACGAGTTGCTATAAATACCCGTGTTACTGCTAATTTAGATGATCCATTGGTATTTCATGTCGAAGATCTGAACATAGATTCAGTGAGGGTTGGTACAATCACTGAAGACAATGCAGTCGACACAGGGTTTAATGTAGACGATGGAATATTAGAAATCTTTCCTGAAAGAGAATCTACAATTTATAGAGTGATTATCGAGTACAATGGGCAGATACGAAACGATGGTATTGGAATTTTTAAAGGCGACTTCAATGACCA CGAATATATAGGAATGAATATGTACCCTACTAATGCACGACGAGTTTTTCCCTGCATGGACGACTTGAGAGATGCATCAAATGTGAAGTTCACTTTCATTGATGTTCCTTTTAACAACATAATAGCTAATTCTGAACTTGAAGAATCTGGCAACAATGA ATATGTTTTCCGAGCATTACCAACTCCACTTCATCTTTGGGGCATGCTTGCACATAACTTTAACACCATAGTGATTCCCACCAACGATGTTCATCTCGTTGGACGTTCCGGTTTGGGTCAGGATGCGCAAACATCCATTGCAATGAATCACTTTTTCAATGCCCTCAATGAATGGACGAACAAGCCATACTTCGAGATTATGGGTGATCAAGACGGCAGAATGGTCGTAGCAGCATTGACTGATACATCTGTCGATTGGCACGCTTTATCAACTGTTTGCATATG GGAACCATACGTTTTTATGGAAACAATACATTCAGTGCAACAAAGAAAGATTGGCTTGGTGAAGCTCGCAGAAGCAATGGCGAGACAGTGGTTTGGGTACGTGATTCATCCAAGTAACTGGAAACATCAATGGATTATTAATGGCTTAGGTAGTCATGCCGCTTACGAAGTGGTCAAAGgg ttCCAGTCAGGAGACGATAATACACTATTGCTTGACATGAATAGTATATTTGTAGCAGACGTAATCCAAGAAAGCTTATTCCGTGACGGATATAGAGTGGGGATCCCATTACAACTTCAGGATGACATATTTGATGAACCCGAAGTAAGAGATTACATCAACGGCGTTATGAAGTATAAGGCGCCAGCAATTATGAAAATGTTATCACTCACTCTTGGCAATGAGGAAGTTGACTATATTCAAATGGTGTCTCAATTATTGCTCAATAATTT GGCTTTAGAACCAATATCGTCGAGTATTTTTGTCGACATTCTTAATAGTGTACCGAATGAGGGAACGGACGTTGGTGACATTAATGATTTTCTGGAGCCATGGACGAACTCTAGAGGATATCCACTCATTCTAGTAGGATTACGGCAAAGCCTCCTGGTCGTAACTCAG GAACATTTTGGCTTTACCACATCAACAGACCAAGTGTACCATATTCCATTAACATACACTTCCAGTGTAGATTTAGATTTCACTAATATCCACCCCAGTACGGTCTTAGAAAATATGATGACAATACCGATGCAATTGAGTGAAGACGATTTCCCAATTTTCAACATCCAGGGACAAG GTTACTATCGAGTTAATTACGAAGATGTTCTGTGGGATAGGATTATTGAGTTTCTTCAAGATCCTGATCGGAGAGATCAAATTCATCCATTAAATAGAGCTACT TTTATTGACGATGCACTTAACTTGGCAAGAGGCGGGAAGCTCAGTTATGAAAAAGCTTTAGAGGTAGTTCTCACTATGGAGCATGAAACAGCCTATGCCCCTTGGAAAGCATTTGTCAGAAACATGGACTTCTTGCGCAAACGCCTCAACTTTCTGCTTGATGAAGACGACGACGATGAATTAGATCCCGATATTTACGTG AGAATGCTGAGAAGAGCAATAGTTGCTGCGGAAAATGAATATGGATTCTACCCTGATCCTAATGTTGTGGAACCAGCAATGAACTCTCTCACGCGAGGATTGATTATGGATCATGCATGCAAAGCCAACTACCAGCCTTGCATAGCAGCTGCTGTTGATTGGTTCTATGATCCTAATAGTGACGTACCAACTGT AAACCCAAATATTCCCAAAGATATTCGACCGGCTGTGTATTGTACGATGGTCCGAGAGAACGATGAAGCCAGCGATGCTCTGAGAGAGAGACTAGATATAGAACTAAGTCATTACGAGCGTATTGTCATTTTGGAATCTTTAGCATGTTCCCAAAACGACGATGCTATACAAGG ATTACTCACGGAAACTATTGCAGACAATAGTCCTTATGGAATGGAAGAGAGGTCTATAATATTTAAAGCAGTTGTTGAAAGTAGTTTAGAAGGCACTCGAAgagcatttaattttattcaaatgcATACTAATCTAATAAGAAGTCA GTATGGCGGTTCACGGAAGTTAGAAGAGTTGCTATACCTCATAGCTGAAAATGCAGTGGGATGGTTGACTGGTGAT CTTTCTGCGTGGATTGATAATAGGAACAACAACTTAGATGACTCATTAGATGCGGCGGAGAGAGCTGAAGACCATGCACTTGAGAACCTTATTTGGGAAGAGACTTTTTTACAAGAAGTCTACGATTGGATTGATGAAAATGATGCACCCAAACTGGTGTTATCCCTAGCCCTTCTAAGTTTAACATTTATTGTCACATTCTTGAGTAGTTGA